A single genomic interval of Dysidea avara chromosome 6, odDysAvar1.4, whole genome shotgun sequence harbors:
- the LOC136258699 gene encoding uncharacterized protein: MTWSGLSDEQKKIRLYGFDSSVRKRLFEETGKAVVLGNCEVKKARHGNEYEVLVSKKTTIEKSPRKYDVQKIDDDCNTALSDLSDIPEYTKVTCEGKVIEVDNVVETANGIKLQSITIADRSGTARIVLWGDDVNMLSSSKCYKFEKVIVKEFRGETQLSVSKSKIDEIDDIDAVNIREQEKVHTIDEAKVLGVQLFEVYKACLNCRSKLPHGIEGEFDTCSRCGMLQCTDECKTEATAQMMIRSESSSSVVTLKAFGRSLQEIAGEEVSSPLALLKATPFSATHQHGVIQSVTRV; encoded by the exons atgacttggagtggcctaagcgaTGAGCAAAAGAAAATAAGATTGTATGGGTTTGACAGCTCAGTCCGAAAACGGTTATTTGAAGAAACTGGAAAAGCGGTTGTCTTGGGAAATTGTGAAGTCAAGAAAGCTCGCCATGGCAATGAATATGAG GTGTTAGTGAGCAAGAAAACTACAATAGAGAAATCTCCTCGAAAGTAtgatgtacagaaaattgatgatGATTGTAACACTGCATTAAGCGATCTATCTGATATTCCAGAATACACAAAGGTTACTTGTGAAGGCAAGGTGATTGAAGTAGATAATGTTGTTGAAACAGCAAATGGAATAAAGCTACAGAGTATTACGATTGCAGATAGATCTGGTACAGCTAGAATTGTCTTGTGGGGAGATGATGTAAATATGCTGTCTTCATCCAAATGCTACAAATTTGAAAAGGTCATTGTCAAGGAATTCCGTGGTGAGACGCAGTTGTCTGTGTCTAAGAGCAAAATAGATGAAATAGATGACATTGATGCAGTAAATATAAGAGAGCAAGAGAAGGTGCATACCATTGATGAAGCAAAAGTACTTGGTGTACAATTATTTGAAGTGTACAAAGCTTGTCTGAACTGCCGCAGCAAACTGCCACATGGAATTGAAGGAGAATTTGATACTTGTAGCAGATGTGGTATGCTGCAATGCACGGATGAATGCAAAACAGAAGCGACTGCACAAATGATGATTAGATCTGAAAGTTCCAGCAGTGTTGTTACCCTAAAAGCATTTGGAAGAAGCTTACAGGAAATAGCTGGAGAAGAAGTTTCCAGTCCACTTGCACTTTTAAAAGCTACACCTTTCAGTGCAACTCACCAGCATGGAGTGATCCAATCAGTCACCAGAGTGTAG